The Caproicibacterium amylolyticum genome includes the window CGACTGTAAGGCCGGTAACGGCGGGCGTGCGCAGAATTTCATTTGCAAACACGCGCGCCACGCCACCGCTGCCCAGCAGCAAAACATGTCCCTTGAGCGGAATGCCCGCGGCGGAGAGTGCACGGACAAAACCAATGCCGTCGGTGGTGTAGCCAGTCGCTTTGCCGCCGCGTACGGCGACGGTATTGACACTGCCAAAGTTTGCGGCGTCTCCGCTGACTTCGTCCAGAAGCGGCAGTACAGCCTGTTTGTGGGGAATCGTAATGTTAAAGCCGTCCAGCAAACGCAGGGTGTCTGCAAACCGTGCGGGCAGTTCCTGCGGCGGAATGTCCAGCTTGGTGTAGGTGCCGTCCATTCCGCAAAGTTCCAGCAGCTTTTGGTGGATGAACGGCGACATGGTGTGTCCAATCGGATGACCGACAACGGCGAATCGTTTCTGCGGCATAACACTGCCCCCCAATTTAAAAATTTACAAAGTTTCAGAGAAAATTTTGAGAAAGATATTGACAAAGACAGGCTTTGCTAATAGTATTGTGGATAGAATAAATCCAGGCTCTTTGGTGACGGTATTATTATACCGCTGCCGAAGCGGGTTTGTCTATAACTGAAAGCAGGAGGAGGGAAACCAATGGTACTGGAAAAAGTCAAGCACATTCTTGCTGAGCAGTTTGATGTGGAAGAAGACAACATCACTGCCGAGATGAGCATTGCCGATGATCTGGGCGCCGATTCACTGGATGTGGTCGATTTGCTGATGTCCATCGAAGACGAATTTGAGATTGAAGTCCCGGATGGGGAGGTTGACAATATCAAAACCGTCGGAGATCTGGTCAATTATATTGAAGAGCATATGTAAGCACTTCATCCTGCCGCCTAAAAGGCGGCTTTTTTTATTGTATTCACAGTAAAGTTTTCGCCAGCCTCACGTGTTCAGAATGGGGTATGTTCACAAGGCTGCAGGTGAGGGCAGCACCCACGGCCTTATCTCTTGACCTTATCCTAAAGAAGCACTCGCGGGTTTGGGAGACTGCAAGAAAGGTTCCCAAGGCCTTGAACTTTGGGGACAACCTGTCAGTGCTTTCAGCCAACCTTTTTGCGGCGTGGCTTCGCCGCCGCAGGGAACACTTGCTTGGGTACTTATTTTTTGCGCCAAGGGTTTTACGGGCAAGGACGTGGCGGGCTTTGCCCCCACACCTCTACCACCCTTGAAAGGGCGGGCGGAACTTTTGCTGAAGGGCCGGCAAACGTGGCAGTTGCATTTCCTTTTGTTTTTCTCTATAATATACTCATTCATCTGGGGAACACTGTATGCGGTGAAAACCAGATACTGTTAGTCCTGCATAAAAGGGGCAGGAGAAGGAGTGTGCAAGGGTTTTGGAAAATTTCAGCTTTTTAATCAGCGGCGTGCAAGCCATCGGCTGGAAAATGCTTGTGATGTGGGCTATCGGCGGCCTGCTCATCTGGCTGGCGGTAAAGAAGGACTTTGAGCCGTCCCTGCTGCTGCCGATGGGCTTCGGCGCAATTCTGGTAAACCTGCCGTTCAGCGGCGTTTTGGGGGACAACGGAATTGTACAGTGGCTGTTCCACGTTGGCATTGAGGCTAGCGAGGCCATGCCGCTGCTGCTGTTTGTCGGCATTGGTGCGATGATTGACTTCGGTCCGCTGCTCAGCAATCCGCGGATGCTTCTGTTTGGTGCTGCAGCGCAGTTCGGCATTTTTATGACAGTGGTGTTGGCGGTACTGCTTGGCTTCCCGCTTAACGACGCCATGAGCGCCGGCATTATCGGCGCAGCGGATGGCCCGACTTCCATTATGGTAAGCCAGCAGCTTAACTCCAGCTACAAGGGCGCTATCGCAGTTGCGGCGTACAGCTACATGGCGCTGGTGCCGATTATTCAGCCGGCGGCAATCAAGCTGGTGACGACCCACAAGGAACGCACGATTCACATGCCGTACAATCCGGCGAATGTTTCCAAAACCACCCGCATTTTGTTCCCAATCATTGTAACGGTGATTGCCGGATTAATTGCACCGGACAGCGTAGCGCTGGTCGGCTTCCTGATGTTCGGCAACCTGCTGCGGGAGTGCGGTAAGCTGGACAGCCTGAAAGAAACCGCTGCGGGGCCGCTGGCAAATCTGATTACCATTTTCCTCGGCATTACGATTGCGTTCCAGATGCGGGCGGAGCAGTTCCTAAACTGGGGCACGCTGCTGATTATGGCACTCGGCCTGTTTGCGTTTGTGTTTGACACGGTTGGCGGTGTGCTGTTCGCAAAAGTGCTCAACCTGTTCCTGCCAAAGGAAAAGAAAATCAACCCGATGGTTGGTGCCGCGGGCATTTCTGCGTTCCCGATGAGTGCGCGCGTCATTCAGAAAATGGCACTGAAAGAGGACAACCAGAACCACCTGCTGATGCACGCGGTGGGTGCGAATGTGGCGGGGCAGATTGGCTCCGTTGTTGCGGGCGGCATTATTTTGAACCTTGCGCATACGATGCTGGGGGTGTAACGAATGCATGCAGTTTTAGGAGTTTTTGCGGCGCTGCCGCTGGATTTTAAAAGCATTATGGGTACGGTGAAAATCAGTGAGCTGATTTCCTCCCTGTGGCTGATGCTGCAGGGCATGGCGGGCATTTTTATTGTGATGCTCATCATCTTTGCGGTTATCGTGATTCTTGGCAAAGTGACCGGCAAAAAGAAAGCAGACGAGGGAAAAGAGCAGGAGTAAACTGTGCTGCGGCTTATTGGCGCGGCGAATCGCATAAAGGAGAACTGAAGAATGGCACAGCAGAAGAAATTGGTTGAAGAAATCACGCCTATGGAGGAGGACTTTGCCCGCTGGTACACGGACGTTGTCAAAAAGGCGGAACTGATGGATTACAGCAGCGTCAAGGGCTGTATGATTTTTGAACCTTACGGCTACGCAATCTGGGAAAATATGCAGGCAATTCTGGACAAGCGCTTTAAGGAGCTTGGTCACCAGAACGTTTATATGCCGCTGCTGATTCCGGAAAGCCTTTTGGAAAAGGAAAAGGAACACGTTGCGGGTTTCGCACCGGAAGTGGCATGGGTCACACAAGGCGGCAATGACAAGCTGGAAGAACGCCTGTGCATCCGTCCGACCAGTGAAACCCTGTTCTGTGAACATTATAAAAAAGTCATTCACTCTTGGCGCGACCTGCCTAAACTGTACAACCAGTGGTGCAGCGTTGTCCGCTGGGAAAAGACCACCCGCCCGTTCCTGCGCACCAGTGAGTTCCTCTGGCAGGAGGGACACACCATGCACGCAACTGAGGAAGAAGCGCAGGCGGAAACGCTGCAGATGCTGAACGTTTACGCAGACTTTTACCGCGACGCGCTGGCTATCCCGCCGGTCATTGGGCAGAAAACGGAAAGCGAAAAATTCGCCGGTGCCGTGGCGACCTACACCATTGAAGCCATGATGCACAACGGTGTTGCTTTGCAGGGCGGCACCAGCCATTACTTCGGCGATGGCTTTGCGAAGAGCTTTGACATTACATTTACGGACAAAAACAATCAGCTGCAGCATCCGTTCCAGACAAGCTGGGGCGTTTCCACCCGTATGATCGGCGGCATTATCATGACGCACGGCGATGACAGCGGACTGGTTCTGCCGCCTGCGATTGCACCGGTTCAGGTAGTCATTGTGCCGGTTGCACAGCATAAGCCCGGCGTGCTGGACAAGGCGAACGAGCTTTTTGCAGAGCTGAAGGCAGCCGGTCTGCGCGTGAAGGTGGACGACAGCGAGCAGTCCCCCGGCTGGAAGTTTGCACAGTATGAAATGCAGGGCGTGCCGATTCGTTTGGAAATCGGGCCGAAGGACATTGAGAAGAATCAGTGTGTGCTGGTTCGCCGCCCTGACCGCAACAAGTCCTTTGTTTCTTTGGACGGCCTTGTGGAGTCCGTGAAGTCTGAACTTCATATGGTGCACGAGATTCTGTATAACAATGCAAAAGACAATCTGGAAAGCAAGATTTACGCGGCACATAATCATGAGGAGTTTTTGGAGATTGCCAAGAACAAGCCGGGCTTCATTAAGGCGATGTGGTGCGGCGACCCTGCCTGTGAGGAAAAACTGAAAGATGAAACCGGCGGCGTGAAGTCCCGCTGCATTCCGTTCGAGGAAGAACACATTGGCGACACCTGTGTTTGCTGTGGCAAGCCTGCAACGCACATGGTGTACTGGGGCCGGCAATACTAATGACATTTTGCCGCACCAAAACGAGCATTTGAGGGGAAATTATGAAATCTTCTAAGTGGGTGGCGGTCAGCATTGCTGCAGGTGTCCTCGCGGTCGGTGCGGCGGTCTGCAAAACGATTGGCAAGTCCACCAGTGTCGCCCTGACCGGAACAGGCTATGCCGGAATTTTGGCGAAAGACGACAAACCGGTTGCTGCGTTTGCGGCTACCGGCATGCGCCCGCACACCTTTGCCGGCTTTACGGCGCGCACCTGTGCGTGGATTTGTGCCGCAAGTGCAAAAGAAGCACTGCAAAAACGCAGAAAGGCGGCAGAACGAAAAGCATGAATTTGTTATATGGTACAAATGCGGGTTACTGCGGACAGACGGCGGTTTCCATGCGCTCTGTGTTTGAGAACAACCGCGACATGGAGGAAATTCAGGTATATGTGCTGTGTGAAGCGGTGCCGCAGAGCCTGCGCGAAAAAATGTGCAGTGTTGCGGATGACTTTGACAACGTGCAGATTACCTGCATTGATCCTGCGCCTTTTCTGAAACCGATGGAAAAAGAATTTCAAATGCGCAGTTGGCGCGGCAGCAGTGTGCAGTACGTATATGCCTGTATCTGTGATGTGTTTCCACGGCTGGACCGTATCCTTTGGCTGGACGGCGATGTTGCTTGCTGCGGTTCCATGCGGGAACTGTGGGAAACAGACATGGGGGAAGCCTGCCTTGCCGCCGGGTTGGACTGCACACCGTTTCTGGCACTGCATGTGGACAAACCGTTCTATAATACACCGTACTATTTCAATGCGGGTGTGCTGCTGTTCGATTTGAACAACTGCCACCGGCACGAACTGCAGCAGCGCTGCCGAAATGTGCTGCGCGGTTATGGCGCGAAATTGGAATACTGCGACCAGTCCATGCTGAACCTGGCACTGCCGCCGAAGCTGGTGCACCGGCTTGACCTGCGCTGGAATTATCCTGCCGGTGTCAGTCGTCTGGCAATGAACTGTGTAGCACTGCGAAACACACTGCAAAAGCGTACCTTTACGTCGGCAGAACTGAATGACGCACTGGCTGATCTGCGTCTTATACATTATATAGGCGGTTCGCTGCCGACAAAGCCGTGGTTTCAGGAGTACCAGTCACCGTTCCGCGTGGACTACCTGAAGTACCGCGCGCATACACCGTGGAAAGACGAGCCTCTGAAGATTTGGCCGCGCAAAAACGGCTGGGATTCCTTTGTGACAAGTTTTTCAAAAACATGGGATACACCGGATATGGCCGGGCTTGCAGGTGCCTACCAGAAGCTGCGGGGGTGGGGACCAAAGGTGAAAAACAATAAAAGCAACTGAATATCCTAATAAAAAGCCATTTTTGCGGTGTAGTTAAGACACTGTAAAAATGGCTTTTGGTTATTTTAATAATTGTTGACAAAATCATGGAGCAGAGTATAATATATGTAAAAATACTTGGAGAATAAAAGAAGTATGATAAAAAAATACGAATATACTCATAAATTTTTCCTAAAAAAAAAGGCAGTGGCTATTATTGCGATAATTTCCGTGCTTTGTGCTGCATTAATTATTTGGAGAGGCGCAGCGGTTTCACAAAATGCAATCTATCGGCTGACAGAACGGGTGCAGTGGCACACTGTCGCATACCTGCCGCCGTCGCTGCAGCGACAAACGCTGTACCGTATGGAGCCTGGTTGGATGGGTGACGGAAGTGCGATTAGCCGTCTGACCCTTTCTGATGCGGATGACGACTCTTATTTTACCGCGCTGCCCAGCCAGCCCAATTCCGCTGTTGAAAATGTGACGCGAGACGTGATTTCGGCGCTGTCACTCTCCACACAGGATGTGCCGGACTTCACCAGACCTTATCATTGGAAAGAATACACAAAAGACGCAGGTACCGACCACTTGGTTGTTCTCTATTTTTCAAAAAATGAGATTTATCTTGTGGAGTCAGATGTATAATAAAATTCACAGGCTGGCTGCAGCAAAATTTTTTAGATTTACGCGAAAAATAATGCTTGCATTCTTATACTGGATATGTTATTATAACTGAGTACGACTGCGACAGATATGCGTTGAAGCGGGAGGTTGCGGCCACATGGCCGGTTTTTCCGTGGAGTATGTCCGATTTAAAACCGGGCGAGAGAGAATCAAATGAGAGCAGGGCTTCCTTTGCGAAGCTGTGCGCTCTGACGTTTTTGATTGCACCCGGGTCTTCCATTTTGGAGGATCCGGTTTTTCAATGGGCTGGGAAGAAACACCCGGCACAGTGTTTGAAAAGAACGTCGCCTGCAAAGGCTCTGTCCGCCAACTACAACAAGGAGGCGATTTAAGTGGCAGTCAAGGAAAAAATGAGGATTCGTATCAAGGGGTATGACCATCAGCTGGTTGACCAGTCTGCAGAGAAAATCGTGCAGACCGCAAAGCGCACAGGTGCCCGCGTAAGCGGCCCTGTCCCGCTGCCGACCGAAAAGCAGATCATCACCATCCTGCGTGCTGTTCATAAGTACAAGGACAGCCGTGAACAGTTTGAGATGCGCACACACAAGCGTCTGATCGACATCCTCAGACCGTCCAACACAACTGTTGAGGCTCTGATGGGTCTCGAGCTCCCCGCCGGCGTTGAGATTGAAATTAAACTGTAAGGCACAGCCTTATAAGTAATGAACCCTCAACCTACCGAGCAGCCGCAAGGCTGCGTGCGGCCGAGGTCATGTTGGCGCAACGCCAACCAATAACCTGCATAGGAGGAACAAAAATGCAAAAAGGAATCATCGGCAAGAAAATCGGCATGACGCAGATTTTCGATGCACAGGGCAATGTCGTTCCGGTAACTGTTATTGAAGCCGGCCCCTGCGCAGTAACCCAGAAAAAGACCGTTGAGAACGACGGCTACGAAAGTGTTCAGCTGGGCTTCGGCGAGCTGAAGGCTCAGCGCGTGAACAAACCGCTGAAAGGCCACTTCGATAAGGGCGACGTTGCCCCGAAGAAGACCCTGCGCGAGTTCCGTCTGAATGACACTTCTTCCGTTAATGTCGGCGACATTGTCAAAGCAGACGTCTTCGCAGAAGGCGACCGCGTTGATGTTCAGGGCACCAGCAAAGGTAAAGGCTGGGCCGGCGTTATCAAACGCTGGAACTTTGGCCGCCTGAAGGAATCCCATGGTACAGGCCCTGTCGGCCGTATGGGCGGTTCCACCGGCTGCTGCTCCGACCCGTCCCGTGTATTCCCGGGCAAGCACCGCTCCGGCCATCTGGGCGCCGTAACCACCACTGTTCAGAACCTGACAGTGGCCAAGGTGGACGCAGAAAACAATCTGATTGCCATTAAAGGTGCCGTACCTGGCCCGAACGGCGGTATTGTCTGCATCCGCGACAGCGTCAAAGCGAAGAAAGCGTAAGGGAAGGAGGAACCGCAATGCCTACAATCGCAGTGAAAGATATGACAGGTAAAGAGGTCGGCAAGATTGACCTTTCCGATGCCGTTTTCGGTGTCGAACCCAACGTCAATGTAATGCATGACGTTGTAAAGAACCAGCTCGCAAACCGCCGTCAGGGTACACAGAGCGCCCTGACCCGCAGCGAGGTTTCCGGCGGCGGCAAAAAGCCGTGGCGCCAGAAGGGCACAGGTCATGCACGCCAAGGCTCCACGCGGGCTCCCCAGTGGACCCACGGCGGCATCGTGTTTGCGCCGAAGCCGCGCGACTACAGCTACACCCTGAACAAAAAGGTTCGCCGCCTGGCCCTGAAGTCCGCTTTCTCCAGCAAGGTGAAAGACAACGAGATGATTGTTCTTGACAGCATCTCCATGGACTCCTACAAGACCAAGACTGTGGCCGATATGCTCAAGGCACTGGGCGCTGACAAGACCGTCCTGCTGGTCCTGCCGGAAAACAACAAAAATGTTATTGCTTCCGCCCGCAACATCCCCGGCGTGAAGACAGCCCTGACCAACACCCTCAACGTTTACGACGTCCTCAACGCTGACAAGTTCATCGTTGTGAAAGACGCCGTGGCACAGATCGAGGAGGTATATGCATAATGACTGCACATGAGATTATTCTGCGCCCTGTCGTCACGGAGAAATCCATGGCGGGTATCGCAAATAAAGCTTATACGTTCCAGGTCGCTCCGAGTGCAACGAAAGTTGACATTAAAAAGGCCGTTGAAGAACTCTTCGGCGTTAAGGTGCGCAAAGTGAACACCCTGCACGTCCGCGGCCATCTGCGCCGCCAGGGACGCAGTCAGGGTCTCACCCCGGCCTGGAAGAAGGCCGTCGTTTCTTTGACAGAAGACAGCAAAACAATCGAATTCTTCGAGGGTATGCTGTAAACCGCCAAAACGATATTGGCCTTCGGGCAACGTATGGGGCGCGCAAAGGCTTATGCTTTTGCGTCCGGCTGCCAAAACGCCGCTCCTTTTTTAAGGACACCCCGCAAAGCCAAGTTTAAGGAGTGTGAAACCAGAGAATGGCTATTAAGAACTATACCGCCAGCACGCCGTCCCGCCGCAACATGTCTGTGACGGATTACTCCAGCCTTTCCAAGAAAGGCCCGGAAAAGAGCCTGCTGGACACAAATAAAAAGACCGCCGGCCGCAACAGCTACGGCCGCATCACCGTCCGCCACCGCGGCGGCGGAAACCGTACCAAGTACCGCATCATCGACTTCAAGCGCCAGAAGAACGGTGTGCCCGCAACTGTACAGGGCATTGAGTATGATCCGAACCGTTCCGCATTTATTGCACTGGTAAAGTATGAAGACGGTGAGAAAGCTTATATCATTGCACCGAATGGCCTGAAGGCCGGCGACGTTATCGTTTCTGGTGCAGAAGCTGATATTAAGCCAGGCAACGCACTGCCACTGTCCGCTATCCCAACCGGTACCTACATCCACAACGTGGAACTGTACCCCGGCAAGGGCGCTCAGCTGGCTCGTGCAGCCGGCATCATGGCACAGCTGATGGCTAAGGAAAACGGCATGGCGCTGCTCCGCCTGCCTTCCGGTGAGCTGCGCAATGTGCCTGACACCTGCATGGCTACAATCGGCCAGGTCAGCAACATTGACCACGAGAACGTAAAGCTCGGCAAAGCAGGCCGCAAGCGTCACATGGGCTGGCGCCCGACCGTTCGTGGTTCTGTTATGAACCCGAACGACCATCCGCACGGCGGTGGCGAAGGCAAATCACCTGTTGGACATCCGGGCCCGATGACCCCTTGGGGCAAACCTGCTCTTGGCTACAAGACTCGTGATCATCACAAGGCTTCCGATAAGTTTATCGTGAAGCGCAGAAACGGCAAATAAGGCATTAGAAAGGAGCTTTTAAACCATGAGCAGAAGCTTAAAGAAGGGTCCTTTTGTAGAGCCTGGTCTGCTGAAGAGGATCCAAGCGATGAACGCTGCCGGCGAAAAGAAGATCGTTAAGACCTGGAGCCGCGCATCCTTCATTTTCCCGGATTTTGTTGGCCACACCATTGCAGTTCATGACGGCCGCAAACATGTTCCGGTGTATATTACAGAAGATATGGTCGGCCATCGCCTTGGCGAGTTCGCACCGACCCGTACTTTTAAAGGTCATTCCGGCAGTAAAACCACTGCCCCGACAAAATAACGGCTGAAAGGAGTGTATCACATGGAAGCAAGGGCTAACCTGAAATACGCCCGTATTTCCCCTCGTAAAGTGTCCATTGTGCTGGACCTTATCCGCAACAAGCCGGTGGATGAAGCTATGGCTATCCTTAAGAATACGCCCAAGGCCGCTACCGAGTATCTGGTAAAGCTGCTCAAGTCGGCTATGGCTAACGCTGAGAACAACCACAGCATGGACGTTTCCCGGCTGTATGTATCAGAGTGCTATGCGTGCCCGGGCCCGATCCTCAAGCGCATCCGTCCGCGTGCACAGGGCCGCGCGTACCGTGTCCTGAAAAGGACTTCCCACGTGACGCTGGTGCTCAAGGAAAAGGAATAAAGCAGAGGAGGTTACACAATGGGCCAGAAAGTTAATCCGCACGGTTTACGTGTCGGTGTTATCAAAGATTGGGATTCCCGCTGGTATGTCAATGCAAAAGACTTTGGCGATACCCTGGTGGAAGACTACAAACTGCGCAGAACGCTGAAAAAGCAGCTTTATTCCGCGGGCGTCCCGAAGATTGAAATTGAACGTGATGCATCTAAAGTGCGTGTCCACATTCACTGTGCAAAGCCGGGTATGGTTATCGGCAAGGGCGGCGCTGAAATTGAAAAGCTGCGCCTGCAGTGCGAAAAAATGTTGGGCAAGCCTGTCACCATCAATATTGTTGAGGTCAAAACACCTGATCTTAACGCACAGCTCGTAGCCGAAAACATTGCTCAGCAGCTGGAGAAGCGTACTTCTTTCCGCCGCGCTATGAAGCAGTGCATTGGCCGCGCCATGAAGCTTGGCGCAAAGGGTATCAAAACGCAGGTTGCCGGCCGTGTTGGCGGCGCTGAAATTGCCCGCACCGAGCAGTACCACGACGGTACTATTCCGCTGCAGACACTGCGCGCAGATATTGATTATGGTTTTGCTGAGGCTGCCACAACTTACGGCCGCATCGGCGTAAAAGTTTGGATTTACCGGGGCGAAGTCCTTCACGACAACCGCCGCGCTTCCAGCAATGCTGAACAGCGCAGCGACCGCCGTGCGCCCCGTCGGGAAGGAGGCCGCAAGTAATGTTAATGCCCAAGCGCGTAAAGTACCGCAGAGTTCACCGCGGCCGCATGACCGGTAAAGCTTACCGCGGCAATAAGGTGACTTACGGTGATTACGGTATTCAGGCTCTTGAGCCTGCATGGATCACCGCAAACCAGATTGAGGCAGCTCGTGTTGCCATGACTCGTTACTGCAAACGTTTCGGTCAGGTCTGGATCAAGATCTTCCCCGACAAGCCTATTACTGAGAAGCCGGCTGAAACCCGCATGGGTTCCGGTAAAGGTTCCCCTGAGTACTGGGTGGCCGTGGTTAAGCCCGGCCGTGTTATGTTTGAAATCGGCGGTGTGCCTGAGGCCACCGCACGTGAAGCCCTGCGTCTGGCGGCAAGCAAGCTGCCTATCAAGACAAAGGTAGTTGCGAAGGAAGAGGAGGTTGCCCAGTAATGAAAGCTTCTGAAGTTCGGGAGATGACAACTGCAGAGCTCGAGAGCAAGCTCAAGGACCTGAAAGAGGAGCTCTTCAACCTCCGTTTCCAGCTTGCGATCAACCAGCTCGACAACCCGATGCGTATTTCCGCTGTTAAAAAAGATATTGCCCGCGTAAAGACCGTTCTGCGCGCCAATGAGCTTAAAGACAGCGCAAACGCGTAACCGGAAGGAGGAAACATCGTGAGCGAACAGAGAAACAACCGGAAGACTGAGGTTGGCACGGTGGTCAGCAACAAAATGGACAAGACCGTTGTTGTGGCCATTATGGACAGCGTCAAGCATCCGCTGTACAAAAAAGTTATTAAGCGTACTGTTAAACTGAAGGCACATGACGAGAATAACGAGTGCAACATCGGTGACCGCGTGCGTGTGATGGAGACCCGCCCGCTTAGTAAAGACAAACGGTGGCGTCTTGTGGAGATTATCGAAAAGGCAAAGTAAGGCTTTGCCCATGCAAAGGAGGAACGCACTGTGATTCAACAGCAGACTTACCTCAATGTTGCCGATAACACCGGCGCGAAGCAGCTTATGTGCATCCGCGTGCTCGGCGGTACCGGCAGAAGGTATGCGAATATCGGTGACGTCGTGGTCGCTTCTGTTAAGAAAGCAGCCCCGGGCGGCACTGTTAAAAAGGGTGACGTTGTGAAGGCGGTTATCGTCCGCACAGCTTCCGGCGTCCGCCGTGAAGACGGCAGCTACATCCGTTTTGACGAGAATGCGGCCGTCCTGATTAAAGACGACAAAAACCCCAGGGGAACTCGTATCTTCGGGCCGGTGGCACGTGAACTGCGTGACCACGACTATATGAAGATTCTGAGTCTTGCCCCGGAAGTACTGTAAGGAGGTGTCACAGGTTATGACAAACAAAGCTTACAACAAAGTTCATGTAAAAACCGGTGACACTGTTGTCATGCTTTCCGGCCGCGATGCCGGCAAGCAGGGCAAGGTCCTGGCTGTAAGCCCCAAAGAGGGCAAGGTCATTGTTGAGAAACTCAACATGGTCACTAAGCACGTAAAGCCCCGCAAAATGGGCGAAGAGGGCGGCATTGTAAAGGGCGAAAGCGCAGTTTATGCTTCTAAAGTCCAGCTGGTCTGCCCCAACTGCAAGCAACCCACTCGTGTTGGTCATCAGGTAGCTGAAGACGGCACAAAGACCCGCATCTGCAAAAAATGCGGCAAAGCGCTGTA containing:
- the acpP gene encoding acyl carrier protein, which encodes MVLEKVKHILAEQFDVEEDNITAEMSIADDLGADSLDVVDLLMSIEDEFEIEVPDGEVDNIKTVGDLVNYIEEHM
- a CDS encoding sodium ion-translocating decarboxylase subunit beta, translating into MLVMWAIGGLLIWLAVKKDFEPSLLLPMGFGAILVNLPFSGVLGDNGIVQWLFHVGIEASEAMPLLLFVGIGAMIDFGPLLSNPRMLLFGAAAQFGIFMTVVLAVLLGFPLNDAMSAGIIGAADGPTSIMVSQQLNSSYKGAIAVAAYSYMALVPIIQPAAIKLVTTHKERTIHMPYNPANVSKTTRILFPIIVTVIAGLIAPDSVALVGFLMFGNLLRECGKLDSLKETAAGPLANLITIFLGITIAFQMRAEQFLNWGTLLIMALGLFAFVFDTVGGVLFAKVLNLFLPKEKKINPMVGAAGISAFPMSARVIQKMALKEDNQNHLLMHAVGANVAGQIGSVVAGGIILNLAHTMLGV
- the proS gene encoding proline--tRNA ligase, with amino-acid sequence MDYSSVKGCMIFEPYGYAIWENMQAILDKRFKELGHQNVYMPLLIPESLLEKEKEHVAGFAPEVAWVTQGGNDKLEERLCIRPTSETLFCEHYKKVIHSWRDLPKLYNQWCSVVRWEKTTRPFLRTSEFLWQEGHTMHATEEEAQAETLQMLNVYADFYRDALAIPPVIGQKTESEKFAGAVATYTIEAMMHNGVALQGGTSHYFGDGFAKSFDITFTDKNNQLQHPFQTSWGVSTRMIGGIIMTHGDDSGLVLPPAIAPVQVVIVPVAQHKPGVLDKANELFAELKAAGLRVKVDDSEQSPGWKFAQYEMQGVPIRLEIGPKDIEKNQCVLVRRPDRNKSFVSLDGLVESVKSELHMVHEILYNNAKDNLESKIYAAHNHEEFLEIAKNKPGFIKAMWCGDPACEEKLKDETGGVKSRCIPFEEEHIGDTCVCCGKPATHMVYWGRQY
- a CDS encoding glycosyltransferase family 8 protein, whose amino-acid sequence is MNLLYGTNAGYCGQTAVSMRSVFENNRDMEEIQVYVLCEAVPQSLREKMCSVADDFDNVQITCIDPAPFLKPMEKEFQMRSWRGSSVQYVYACICDVFPRLDRILWLDGDVACCGSMRELWETDMGEACLAAGLDCTPFLALHVDKPFYNTPYYFNAGVLLFDLNNCHRHELQQRCRNVLRGYGAKLEYCDQSMLNLALPPKLVHRLDLRWNYPAGVSRLAMNCVALRNTLQKRTFTSAELNDALADLRLIHYIGGSLPTKPWFQEYQSPFRVDYLKYRAHTPWKDEPLKIWPRKNGWDSFVTSFSKTWDTPDMAGLAGAYQKLRGWGPKVKNNKSN
- the rpsJ gene encoding 30S ribosomal protein S10; this translates as MAVKEKMRIRIKGYDHQLVDQSAEKIVQTAKRTGARVSGPVPLPTEKQIITILRAVHKYKDSREQFEMRTHKRLIDILRPSNTTVEALMGLELPAGVEIEIKL
- the rplC gene encoding 50S ribosomal protein L3, with translation MQKGIIGKKIGMTQIFDAQGNVVPVTVIEAGPCAVTQKKTVENDGYESVQLGFGELKAQRVNKPLKGHFDKGDVAPKKTLREFRLNDTSSVNVGDIVKADVFAEGDRVDVQGTSKGKGWAGVIKRWNFGRLKESHGTGPVGRMGGSTGCCSDPSRVFPGKHRSGHLGAVTTTVQNLTVAKVDAENNLIAIKGAVPGPNGGIVCIRDSVKAKKA
- the rplD gene encoding 50S ribosomal protein L4, with amino-acid sequence MPTIAVKDMTGKEVGKIDLSDAVFGVEPNVNVMHDVVKNQLANRRQGTQSALTRSEVSGGGKKPWRQKGTGHARQGSTRAPQWTHGGIVFAPKPRDYSYTLNKKVRRLALKSAFSSKVKDNEMIVLDSISMDSYKTKTVADMLKALGADKTVLLVLPENNKNVIASARNIPGVKTALTNTLNVYDVLNADKFIVVKDAVAQIEEVYA
- the rplW gene encoding 50S ribosomal protein L23; translation: MTAHEIILRPVVTEKSMAGIANKAYTFQVAPSATKVDIKKAVEELFGVKVRKVNTLHVRGHLRRQGRSQGLTPAWKKAVVSLTEDSKTIEFFEGML
- the rplB gene encoding 50S ribosomal protein L2, whose translation is MAIKNYTASTPSRRNMSVTDYSSLSKKGPEKSLLDTNKKTAGRNSYGRITVRHRGGGNRTKYRIIDFKRQKNGVPATVQGIEYDPNRSAFIALVKYEDGEKAYIIAPNGLKAGDVIVSGAEADIKPGNALPLSAIPTGTYIHNVELYPGKGAQLARAAGIMAQLMAKENGMALLRLPSGELRNVPDTCMATIGQVSNIDHENVKLGKAGRKRHMGWRPTVRGSVMNPNDHPHGGGEGKSPVGHPGPMTPWGKPALGYKTRDHHKASDKFIVKRRNGK
- the rpsS gene encoding 30S ribosomal protein S19 — protein: MSRSLKKGPFVEPGLLKRIQAMNAAGEKKIVKTWSRASFIFPDFVGHTIAVHDGRKHVPVYITEDMVGHRLGEFAPTRTFKGHSGSKTTAPTK
- the rplV gene encoding 50S ribosomal protein L22, whose product is MEARANLKYARISPRKVSIVLDLIRNKPVDEAMAILKNTPKAATEYLVKLLKSAMANAENNHSMDVSRLYVSECYACPGPILKRIRPRAQGRAYRVLKRTSHVTLVLKEKE
- the rpsC gene encoding 30S ribosomal protein S3 translates to MGQKVNPHGLRVGVIKDWDSRWYVNAKDFGDTLVEDYKLRRTLKKQLYSAGVPKIEIERDASKVRVHIHCAKPGMVIGKGGAEIEKLRLQCEKMLGKPVTINIVEVKTPDLNAQLVAENIAQQLEKRTSFRRAMKQCIGRAMKLGAKGIKTQVAGRVGGAEIARTEQYHDGTIPLQTLRADIDYGFAEAATTYGRIGVKVWIYRGEVLHDNRRASSNAEQRSDRRAPRREGGRK